One genomic region from Rhizomicrobium palustre encodes:
- a CDS encoding tellurite resistance TerB family protein, translating to MKTIHSHAALVYVMVLVSAADGAMHADELVMMDALIRDLPAFKGFDRDKLRATVEDCSAILQDNEGLEAVLGLINEALSDPLKETAYWLALEVALSDRKVVLEEIRVIETIRRALGIDKLVAAALERGARARYQTA from the coding sequence ATGAAGACGATCCATTCGCATGCCGCTCTGGTCTATGTCATGGTGCTGGTCTCAGCCGCCGATGGCGCCATGCACGCCGACGAGCTGGTGATGATGGATGCGCTGATCCGCGATTTGCCTGCCTTCAAAGGCTTTGATCGCGATAAATTGCGCGCCACGGTGGAGGATTGCTCAGCCATTCTACAGGATAATGAAGGGCTTGAGGCCGTTTTGGGGCTGATCAACGAGGCGCTTTCCGATCCCTTGAAGGAAACCGCCTATTGGCTGGCGCTCGAAGTCGCGCTTTCGGACCGCAAGGTCGTGCTGGAAGAAATCCGGGTCATTGAGACCATCCGGCGCGCCCTTGGCATCGATAAACTGGTCGCCGCCGCGCTCGAGCGCGGGGCCCGTGCAAGGTATCAAACCGCGTGA
- a CDS encoding histidine phosphatase family protein, protein MKRLVLLRHAKAVPLEAELEDHERALAEKGRDDIAHVAAYLKAEGVLPDVVLCSSAARTRETLEIALAAWGSTPSVHVLDDLYLARWLTIVNLIRQVREPGQTLLVVGHNPGLEECARHLALPPGDYQTRKLHQILQGEYPTATACVFRFEIESWSAVERSEGEIEYLIRPRDIPAAK, encoded by the coding sequence GTGAAACGTCTCGTCCTCCTGCGGCACGCCAAGGCTGTTCCGCTAGAGGCGGAGCTGGAGGATCATGAGCGTGCCCTGGCCGAGAAGGGCCGGGACGATATCGCCCATGTCGCCGCGTATTTGAAAGCCGAGGGTGTGCTGCCGGATGTGGTCTTGTGCTCCTCGGCGGCGCGCACCCGCGAAACGCTCGAAATCGCGCTTGCGGCCTGGGGCTCCACGCCCTCAGTGCATGTTCTCGACGATCTTTACCTCGCCCGCTGGCTGACCATCGTTAACTTGATCCGTCAGGTGCGCGAGCCGGGTCAGACTCTGCTTGTGGTCGGGCATAATCCGGGGCTGGAGGAATGCGCCCGTCACCTGGCGCTGCCGCCGGGCGATTACCAGACCCGCAAGCTGCACCAGATTCTGCAAGGTGAATATCCCACTGCGACGGCCTGCGTTTTCCGATTCGAGATCGAGTCGTGGAGTGCGGTGGAACGGTCGGAAGGCGAGATCGAATACCTCATCCGCCCGCGGGATATTCCTGCGGCAAAGTGA
- a CDS encoding PrkA family serine protein kinase has translation MGTLDVFDIFSRDYQRERVEAMSLRDWLLAARDDKMLYATPAERMVAALGEPELVDTAQDPRLGRLFFNRTIKLYKSFEGFFGMEDTIERIVGYFKHAAQGLEEKRQILYLLGPVGGGKSSLAERLKELMEKYPIYVLKAGEEISPVFESPLGLFRSEELKTLLEEKYGIEKHRLGGVMSPWAMKRLDEFGGDISKFEVVRMFPSKLRQIAVAKTEPGDENNQDISSLTGKVDIRKLEHFSQNDPDAYSFSGGLCRANQGLLEFVEMFKAPIKVLHPLLTATQEGNYVGTETLGPIPFSGIILAHSNEAEWTVFKANRNNEAFLDRICVITVPYCLRVHEETQIYKKLLKGSELNGAPCAPETLEMLAKFCVMTRLKEHDNSNLTSKMRVYDGEKLKDTDPKAKTLQEYKDQAGVDEGMTGISTRFAYKALSETFNYDVTEVAADPVHLMHVLEQFIRREQYADDTEKRYLEFIKAELSPRYAEFIGKEIQKAYLESYGEYGQNLFDRYISYADAWIEDQDFKDADTGQLLDRGALDNELSKIEKPAGIANPKDFRNEVVKFALRYRSQHEGKNPQWTAYEKIRSVIEKRMFTQVEDLLPVISFESKKDSDTQTKHNEFVKRMLARGYTARQVRRLVEWYMRVNKAG, from the coding sequence ATGGGTACTCTCGATGTCTTCGACATCTTTTCTCGCGATTATCAACGCGAACGCGTTGAAGCCATGTCCTTGCGTGACTGGCTGCTTGCGGCACGCGACGACAAAATGCTGTACGCGACACCAGCAGAGCGCATGGTGGCCGCGCTTGGCGAACCAGAACTCGTAGATACAGCACAAGATCCGCGTCTCGGGCGGTTGTTCTTCAATCGCACGATCAAGCTCTACAAATCCTTTGAAGGCTTCTTCGGCATGGAAGACACGATCGAGAGGATCGTGGGCTACTTCAAACATGCTGCGCAAGGGCTCGAAGAAAAGCGCCAGATTCTCTATCTGCTCGGCCCCGTCGGTGGCGGTAAATCCTCGCTCGCCGAACGCCTCAAAGAGTTGATGGAGAAGTATCCAATCTATGTTTTGAAGGCGGGCGAGGAAATCAGCCCCGTCTTTGAATCTCCGCTCGGTCTTTTCCGCTCCGAAGAACTAAAGACGTTGCTCGAAGAAAAATACGGCATCGAAAAACATCGTCTCGGCGGGGTGATGAGCCCCTGGGCGATGAAGCGGCTGGACGAATTCGGCGGCGACATTTCGAAATTCGAAGTCGTGCGGATGTTTCCCTCCAAACTGCGCCAAATCGCGGTCGCGAAAACCGAGCCGGGCGACGAAAACAATCAGGACATCTCCTCGCTCACCGGCAAGGTCGATATCCGCAAGCTCGAGCATTTCAGCCAGAACGATCCGGATGCCTATTCCTTCTCGGGCGGTCTGTGCCGTGCCAATCAGGGCCTGCTTGAGTTCGTCGAAATGTTCAAGGCGCCGATCAAGGTCCTGCATCCGCTTTTGACGGCGACACAGGAAGGCAATTACGTCGGCACCGAAACGCTGGGCCCGATTCCGTTCTCGGGCATCATCCTGGCGCACTCCAACGAAGCCGAATGGACCGTCTTCAAGGCCAACCGCAACAACGAAGCCTTCCTCGACCGTATCTGCGTCATCACGGTTCCTTATTGCCTCAGGGTGCATGAGGAAACCCAGATCTATAAGAAGCTTCTGAAAGGCTCCGAGCTGAACGGTGCGCCGTGCGCGCCAGAAACCTTGGAGATGCTGGCGAAGTTCTGTGTCATGACCCGCCTCAAGGAGCATGACAATTCGAACCTCACCTCCAAGATGCGCGTCTATGATGGCGAGAAGCTGAAGGACACCGACCCCAAAGCCAAGACTTTGCAGGAATACAAGGATCAGGCCGGGGTGGATGAGGGCATGACGGGCATTTCCACCCGCTTTGCCTATAAGGCCCTGTCGGAGACCTTCAACTATGATGTCACGGAGGTCGCCGCCGATCCGGTGCATCTGATGCATGTGCTCGAGCAGTTCATCCGCCGCGAGCAATATGCCGACGACACCGAGAAGCGCTATCTGGAGTTCATCAAGGCAGAACTCTCGCCGCGCTACGCCGAGTTCATCGGCAAGGAAATTCAGAAAGCCTACCTGGAATCCTATGGTGAGTACGGCCAGAACCTATTCGACCGCTATATCTCCTATGCCGATGCCTGGATCGAAGATCAGGACTTCAAGGATGCCGATACCGGTCAGCTTCTGGATCGCGGCGCGCTCGACAACGAGCTCTCCAAGATCGAAAAGCCTGCGGGCATTGCCAATCCGAAGGACTTCCGCAACGAGGTGGTGAAATTCGCGCTGCGCTATCGCTCCCAGCACGAAGGCAAAAATCCGCAATGGACGGCCTACGAAAAAATCCGTTCCGTTATCGAAAAGCGGATGTTCACCCAGGTTGAAGACCTTCTGCCGGTGATCAGCTTCGAGTCCAAGAAGGACTCGGACACGCAGACCAAGCACAACGAATTCGTCAAGCGCATGCTGGCGCGCGGCTACACCGCCCGCCAAGTCCGCCGCCTGGTCGAATGGTACATGCGGGTGAACAAGGCTGGGTAA
- a CDS encoding energy transducer TonB family protein has protein sequence MTKFKSVVAGVAALTAFSMAAPAAGLAEAFTKCVDKFANPKTEATVMLECNAADGKVSDCKVVENSTTVAGFDKAAICVADSLPIGSKTGTIRVPVKFNPRG, from the coding sequence GTGACTAAGTTCAAGAGCGTTGTGGCTGGCGTTGCCGCGTTGACGGCTTTCTCTATGGCAGCTCCTGCGGCTGGCCTCGCCGAGGCTTTCACCAAATGCGTCGACAAGTTCGCCAACCCGAAGACCGAAGCCACCGTCATGCTGGAATGCAATGCGGCTGACGGTAAAGTGTCCGACTGCAAGGTCGTGGAAAATTCCACCACCGTCGCCGGTTTCGACAAGGCGGCCATCTGCGTCGCGGACTCTCTGCCGATCGGTTCGAAGACGGGCACCATCCGCGTGCCGGTGAAGTTCAATCCGCGCGGCTAA
- a CDS encoding YeaH/YhbH family protein, with the protein MTYFIDRRLNPKGKSLGNRQRFLRRAKAQIRDAVQKSLKDAAVADIGKERKIKISTKGTREPRFRLDPKAAGERDFVLPGNKEYMPGDEIKKPQGGAGQGRGKDASDSGEGEDDFEFVMSQEEVLDIFFEDLELPNLIRTSLKDTQSKAWKRAGITTAGSPSQINLVRTMRNAQGRRLALRRPSLREVEEMEKELEALECREPSESLTLEIIALKEKLARAISKRKWVGFIDPVDVRYNSYTEQPIPTSQAVMFCLMDVSGSMGEREKDLAKRFYMLLHLFLRRRYDKVDIVFIRHTHEAQEVDEQEFFYSRQSGGTIVSTALDKMLEIQRERYTTSDWNIYVAQASDGYTQSGDARRCVEMLNDDVMPLCQYYAYIEILDEREMEVFASEDSGAELWRAYRTVAEEWKNFATKRISKPADIFPVFRELFKKAEV; encoded by the coding sequence ATGACCTATTTCATCGACCGGCGTCTTAATCCCAAAGGCAAGTCGCTTGGCAATCGCCAGCGCTTCTTGCGCCGTGCCAAGGCGCAAATCCGCGATGCGGTGCAGAAGTCGCTGAAAGACGCCGCCGTCGCCGATATCGGCAAAGAACGCAAGATCAAGATTTCCACCAAAGGCACCAGGGAGCCGCGTTTCCGTCTTGATCCGAAAGCTGCAGGCGAGCGCGATTTCGTGCTGCCGGGCAATAAGGAGTACATGCCCGGTGATGAAATCAAGAAGCCGCAAGGTGGCGCGGGCCAAGGCCGTGGCAAGGACGCCTCTGATAGCGGCGAGGGCGAAGACGATTTCGAATTCGTCATGAGCCAGGAAGAGGTGCTCGATATCTTCTTCGAAGACCTCGAACTGCCGAACCTGATCCGCACCTCACTCAAGGATACACAAAGCAAGGCCTGGAAGCGCGCCGGCATTACCACCGCAGGCTCTCCCTCGCAGATAAATCTCGTCCGTACGATGAGGAATGCCCAGGGCCGCCGTCTGGCCTTGCGCCGTCCCTCTCTGCGCGAAGTCGAGGAGATGGAAAAAGAGCTTGAGGCGCTGGAATGCCGCGAGCCGTCTGAAAGCCTGACCCTTGAAATCATCGCGTTGAAGGAAAAACTGGCCCGCGCCATTTCCAAGCGCAAATGGGTCGGCTTCATCGATCCGGTCGACGTGCGCTACAACTCCTATACCGAGCAGCCGATCCCGACCAGCCAGGCGGTGATGTTCTGCCTGATGGACGTGTCGGGCTCGATGGGTGAACGCGAAAAGGACCTCGCCAAGCGCTTTTACATGCTGCTGCATCTCTTCCTGCGCCGCCGTTATGACAAGGTGGATATCGTCTTCATCCGCCACACCCATGAAGCGCAAGAGGTGGATGAGCAGGAGTTCTTCTATTCGCGCCAATCGGGCGGCACGATCGTGTCTACCGCGCTCGACAAGATGCTGGAAATCCAGCGTGAGCGTTACACCACCTCCGATTGGAACATCTATGTCGCCCAGGCTTCGGATGGCTACACGCAAAGCGGCGATGCGCGGCGCTGTGTGGAAATGTTGAACGACGACGTGATGCCGCTATGTCAGTATTACGCCTATATCGAAATTCTCGATGAGCGGGAGATGGAAGTCTTCGCATCCGAGGATTCCGGTGCCGAACTCTGGCGCGCCTATCGCACCGTGGCCGAGGAATGGAAGAACTTCGCCACCAAGCGCATCTCCAAACCCGCCGACATTTTCCCGGTTTTCCGCGAGCTGTTCAAAAAGGCGGAGGTTTGA
- a CDS encoding GNAT family N-acetyltransferase yields the protein MSNLALEIRQARQDDAADVAQVYIDSWHDTYPGVLPNGLLRAMTPKGQTARWLAAIRAQAREKVLVADSHHGIIGMASLGPSRDTVLGFDGEVYTLYVDPAYFGQGVGRALLKGAFGTMRRDGMSSCVIWAHARNHARFFYEAMGGKLVAERNAKLMGEACPETAYGWKTLAVAERASAHPDISQK from the coding sequence ATGAGCAACTTGGCGCTCGAGATCCGGCAGGCGCGGCAGGATGATGCCGCCGATGTCGCGCAGGTCTACATCGACTCCTGGCACGACACTTATCCTGGCGTGTTACCGAATGGATTATTGCGCGCGATGACGCCGAAGGGCCAAACAGCACGCTGGCTGGCCGCCATCCGCGCCCAGGCGCGCGAGAAGGTGCTGGTCGCCGACAGCCATCATGGCATCATTGGCATGGCGAGCCTCGGACCCTCGCGCGATACGGTGCTCGGCTTCGATGGGGAAGTTTACACGCTCTATGTCGACCCCGCCTATTTTGGCCAAGGGGTTGGGCGCGCGCTTCTGAAAGGTGCGTTCGGGACGATGCGCCGGGACGGCATGAGTTCCTGCGTGATATGGGCCCATGCTCGCAATCACGCCCGCTTTTTCTATGAAGCCATGGGCGGCAAGCTGGTGGCGGAACGCAACGCCAAACTGATGGGCGAAGCTTGCCCGGAAACCGCTTACGGCTGGAAAACTTTGGCTGTCGCCGAGCGGGCCAGCGCACATCCGGACATCAGCCAAAAATAG
- a CDS encoding SpoVR family protein: MSKLLFEEAEWDFATLDRTFKAIEDIALNDLKLDVYPNQVEIISSEQMLDAYSSMGMPLMYNHWSFGKLFAREDAMYRGGYSGLAYEIVINSSPCISYLLEENTMTMQALVIAHAAFGHNHFFKNNYLFKQWTNAEGILDYLAFAKHYISACEERYGRDEVESVLDAAHALMEQGVFRYRRPPKPTKERILEKRRLRAEYEAEAYNELWRTLPAGIEPPHAPPTPVDEDAFDGDIKLPEENLLYFIEKNAPDLRGWQREILRIVRNMAQYFYPQRQTKVMNEGCATFVHYTIMNMMFDRGLISESALLEFLHSHTSVVFQPEFDDRRYNGLNPYALGYAMMDDIKRICLNPTDEDRDWFPHLAGSGDWMGALKDAWANYRDESFIEQYLSPKLIRDFRLFALADKAEDGAYHVAAIHNEQGYRRVRSLLARQYDTGIADANIQVMGADLKGDRTLFLEHKMHRGVPLHHATKDQVVAHIERLWGHEVVLEEVAE, translated from the coding sequence ATGTCCAAGTTATTGTTTGAAGAAGCCGAATGGGATTTCGCCACGCTTGATCGCACCTTCAAGGCGATCGAAGATATCGCGCTCAATGATCTGAAGCTCGATGTCTATCCCAATCAGGTCGAAATCATCTCCTCCGAGCAGATGCTGGACGCCTATTCCTCCATGGGCATGCCGCTGATGTATAATCATTGGAGCTTCGGCAAGCTCTTCGCCCGTGAAGATGCGATGTATCGCGGCGGCTATTCCGGGCTTGCCTATGAGATCGTGATCAATTCCAGCCCCTGTATTTCCTATTTGCTGGAAGAAAACACCATGACGATGCAGGCGCTCGTCATCGCCCATGCCGCTTTCGGCCATAACCATTTCTTCAAGAACAACTACCTTTTCAAGCAATGGACCAATGCGGAAGGCATCCTGGATTATCTCGCCTTTGCCAAGCATTACATCTCGGCTTGCGAGGAACGTTATGGCCGTGATGAGGTGGAAAGCGTTCTCGACGCCGCCCACGCCTTGATGGAGCAGGGCGTCTTCCGTTATCGCCGCCCGCCTAAGCCTACTAAGGAGCGCATCCTCGAAAAGCGCCGCCTGCGCGCGGAATACGAAGCCGAAGCCTACAACGAACTTTGGCGCACATTGCCCGCGGGTATTGAGCCGCCGCATGCGCCGCCGACGCCGGTGGATGAAGATGCCTTCGATGGCGACATCAAGCTGCCGGAAGAAAACCTGCTCTATTTCATCGAGAAGAACGCGCCTGATCTGCGCGGCTGGCAGCGCGAGATCTTACGCATCGTGCGCAACATGGCACAGTATTTCTATCCCCAGCGCCAGACCAAGGTGATGAACGAGGGCTGTGCCACCTTCGTGCATTACACCATCATGAATATGATGTTCGACCGCGGTCTGATCAGCGAAAGCGCGCTTCTCGAATTCCTGCACAGCCACACTTCGGTGGTGTTCCAGCCCGAATTCGACGACCGGCGCTATAACGGCCTCAACCCTTATGCGCTTGGCTACGCCATGATGGACGACATCAAGCGCATCTGCCTGAACCCGACCGATGAGGATCGCGACTGGTTCCCGCATCTGGCGGGGTCAGGGGATTGGATGGGCGCGCTGAAAGACGCCTGGGCCAATTACCGCGATGAGAGTTTCATTGAGCAGTATCTCTCACCCAAGCTGATCCGCGATTTCCGGCTTTTCGCGCTGGCGGATAAGGCGGAGGACGGCGCTTATCATGTCGCGGCCATCCATAATGAGCAGGGCTATCGCAGGGTGCGCAGCTTACTTGCGCGGCAATACGATACCGGCATCGCCGATGCCAATATCCAAGTCATGGGCGCCGATCTCAAAGGAGATCGCACGCTATTCCTCGAGCACAAAATGCATCGCGGTGTGCCACTGCATCACGCCACCAAGGATCAGGTGGTCGCGCATATCGAGCGGCTCTGGGGGCACGAGGTCGTGCTCGAGGAAGTCGCTGAATAG
- a CDS encoding peptide MFS transporter, protein MTPQSSSDRAFIGHPIGLGWLAASEFWERFCYYGMQALLTLYLFKYLLQPGNIEQVWGFAAFQHALDYLIGAIPWLFHKSEMAYASYTSQLYAGLVYVTPLIGGPLADRVLGRTATVTIGAAMMVAGTFCLAFNQTFLFGLAFLLAGVGCFKGNIAAQVGDLYSLEDKRRADGFQIYFMGIQLAVIVSPLICSTLGERVDWHLGFIAAGIGMLLGLVIYLFGRKTFPKERVKSAVKEVREPLSGRDLGAVILLVALVPVLAFSVVGNQQIFNAYLVWSGNNYQMTYGGFTVPSGWMMSFDALFSSISMIGVIAFWRWYGKHRVEPDEITKIAIGVTFSAFAPLALAGASAVVATTHHPVHLGWAVAFHVINDIGFANVLPVGLALYSRAAPKGLGGTMIAVYYLHLFFANTVIVGPLGGLLGTMPDSQFWMLHVALMLGAAVVLFLVRLFFGKLVAPR, encoded by the coding sequence ATGACACCACAATCGTCTTCCGATCGCGCGTTTATTGGTCATCCGATCGGATTGGGCTGGCTTGCGGCCTCAGAGTTCTGGGAGCGCTTCTGCTATTACGGCATGCAGGCGCTTCTGACGCTCTATCTCTTCAAATACCTGCTTCAGCCCGGCAATATCGAACAAGTCTGGGGCTTTGCCGCCTTCCAGCACGCGCTGGATTATCTGATCGGCGCCATTCCGTGGCTGTTTCATAAATCCGAGATGGCCTACGCCTCCTACACCTCGCAGCTTTACGCGGGCCTTGTCTATGTCACGCCGCTGATTGGCGGGCCGCTCGCAGACCGCGTGCTGGGGCGCACCGCAACTGTGACTATCGGCGCGGCGATGATGGTGGCGGGCACCTTCTGCCTCGCCTTCAATCAGACCTTCCTGTTCGGCCTCGCCTTCCTCTTGGCCGGTGTCGGCTGCTTCAAGGGCAATATCGCCGCGCAGGTGGGCGATCTTTACAGCCTGGAAGACAAGCGCCGCGCTGATGGCTTTCAGATCTATTTCATGGGCATTCAGCTCGCGGTGATCGTCTCGCCGCTGATCTGCTCCACCTTAGGCGAGCGGGTGGACTGGCATCTCGGCTTCATTGCCGCCGGTATCGGCATGCTCTTAGGGCTGGTGATCTATCTTTTCGGGCGCAAGACCTTCCCGAAAGAGCGGGTCAAATCCGCCGTCAAAGAAGTGCGAGAGCCGCTTTCGGGCCGCGATCTTGGCGCGGTGATCCTGCTGGTCGCGCTGGTGCCGGTGCTGGCTTTCTCGGTCGTCGGCAATCAGCAGATCTTCAACGCCTATCTCGTCTGGTCCGGCAACAACTATCAGATGACCTATGGCGGCTTCACCGTGCCTTCGGGCTGGATGATGTCGTTCGATGCCCTTTTCAGCTCCATCAGCATGATCGGCGTCATCGCCTTCTGGCGCTGGTATGGCAAGCACCGCGTCGAGCCGGATGAGATCACCAAGATCGCCATCGGCGTGACCTTCAGCGCCTTCGCGCCGCTGGCCCTGGCGGGCGCCTCTGCCGTGGTGGCGACGACCCATCACCCGGTTCATCTCGGCTGGGCGGTCGCCTTCCATGTCATCAACGATATTGGCTTTGCCAATGTGCTGCCGGTCGGCCTGGCACTCTACTCCCGCGCGGCGCCCAAAGGGCTCGGCGGCACCATGATCGCGGTCTATTATCTGCACCTCTTCTTTGCCAACACCGTGATCGTCGGCCCCCTGGGCGGGCTTTTGGGCACCATGCCCGATAGCCAGTTCTGGATGCTGCATGTCGCCCTGATGCTGGGCGCGGCGGTGGTGCTGTTCCTGGTGCGCCTGTTCTTCGGCAAGCTGGTGGCCCCACGGTAA